acgccgacgaaggcgggcgagggcgtgcgtgtagcggggtgaccatgagggaaggtcacgtttgggttgaacccaccgtgcgcgtcgccgtcggcgtagccgggcgacgatgaaccccatggagatccgacgccttgctgtccccagggcgcgtactgggcatGGCTGATGACGGGAGGATTCATCCCCAcctggtcgaccgatgaggaagacgccgccgtgcgcgccgcgttgtcgcgggccttcttggctatGGCCCTGTTCCGCTGGTCGGCGGTGACTGCTTCTCGCCGCTGAACTTTCACCCTCCATTCGGCGTTCGACAGGCCCGGTGGCTTCGATTGCGGCaacctcggcttcctctgcttcggctgggccacggTGCCAGTAGCGGCTGCCGCCGCGCGCGGAATGgcatacttcttcggcggcatggcggcgactgggaggcgagcgggaggaggtttggcgggagaaaggcagagaatggcgggaggaaggcgagcgagcgggagagatgcgagggaaaaacgtcaagaaacggcgggaaaaggccctcgagtcgcctccagggcgggcccacgcgcctttttcgcttgtgccggctccccaagcgccccccagggcgccgggttcggcctgggtccgccggtaccagttttggcccgagccggcgaaaaacgggcttctgggggcgcgactggggccttttttggcaccggcgcggcaaaatcgcctgttaagggcctgttggggcgcggctggagatgcccttaggactCTCATGCCACCAAGATGTCTACGGTGACCCGCGCCTACCTCGACCAGAGGCTCGCCGCCGCCAACCGCTGCTCCAAAGGTAACCAAAACTATGGCAGGCTAGCAATGCTCGTGTCCTTCTACTGTTAACATTGCAGCCTATGCGCTAGTAGTTAAAGGGCCTTTAGTTCCGATTCATAAGGGCATTTAGTcccagcctttagtcccggttcttatacgaaccggaactaaaggccctccacgtggccgctgcctggaggtccacctttagtcccggttggtaacaccaacctatactaaagaaaattttatgattttttttattttttttgcttttcaaatttctaaattattttaacctctaatctctaatcacccctcatcactgctcaatttaacctttaatctctaatcacccctcatcacttctcgaacggtcacccatcctctcactactccagcctgagcacgcttaattttcgggttctattctcccttgtttccaagtctgcacttgttgttttcctgacaatagtaagatgtcaatcctattaaccctcagaaaTTTAGCTTGAACATgtagtcacacatttcactgtttgagtttgaaactatttttCTAAAagacaataattatttagtaacactaatatttcttgaataagtagtttgaccacagtttgaccctagtttgaccatagtttgaccagatttgaccaaaattcaaaaaactgaaataattatttagtaacactaatatttcttgaataagtagtttgaccattgtttgaccacagtttgaccatatttgaccaaaattcaaaaaaactaaaataattatttagtaaaactaatattcttcaataattatttagtaacactaatacttcttaaataagtagtttgaccataatctgactagatttaacaaaaattcaaaaaaaactgaaatttgagcataactttttttccttttagaatttcaGGATTCTAAAAAATTTCAAACATGTCGTAGGCCGTCAAAATTGGAAGCGGATTTttgttctgaacattttgatatattatacgtttttttccgacatcgtatgcaaaagttatagccgttttacattttccctacattttttttgcaaaacatgttcaaatttatgtttttaaattttcctaactagtagatgtagtaatataactacctctcgaaggattttatttttttgaagtttttatcattttcttttgattttttctaaacaaaaaaggcgatccagggaggttgagtttgaaaatgggacctttagtcctggtttgacaCAAAAACCAAAACTaaagggcattgcaccctttagtcccggtttgtgtctcaaaccggaaccgggactaaagggcatcgcaccctttagtctcggttcgacGTGCCTCAaaacgggactaaagggctcaggtgaaccaggactaatgccttagccgcacgaatcgggaccaatgcttacattagtcccggttcgtgactgaaccgggactaatgggctgacccgtccAAGACCTTTGCCCCCTTTTTTACTAGTAAGACTTGATGGTGACTAAAATGTCTCTGTTGCTCCGGAACTGCAGAGGCTACCATGGCTGGAACCAAGGCCGCGGCCGTCGCCACCGTCGCTGCCGCAGTCCCCACCATAAGTAGCCGTTCAGATCCTCGACGAGAATCCTACCAGAGCTCATTGCATGTCTTAATGTGTTACCTTTTTTTTCGGGTGTCTTAGTGCGTTACCTCTAACGTAATTTCAGCTGGCGAGCGTGAGGATGCTGCCGTGGGCAAAGGCACACCTGAACCCAACCGGGCAAGCCCTCATCATCTCCACGGTCGCCGGGATGGCCTACTTCATCGTTGCCGACAAGACCATCGTCTCCCTGGCCAGGAAGCATTCGTACGAGACGGCGCCGCCGCACCACAAGAACACCTCCTTTCATTAGTTTGACTGTAATAGATCCATTAGTAGTGTGCAATAAACTACAGGCCGGCCCGTACGTACGTGTGTGCTGAATTATACTGTAGTATAATGTTCAGCGAGTGAGGCCAGGCGATGCAGAGCACTTATCTGATGAAGTTATCATGTAATCCAGCCagtatttttgaataaatgaataatagtatttgTACAACTCCCATCACTCATCTTACATGTGCCAGAGCATAAAAAGAAAGAGGGCATCTTCAACACTGGCCCCTAAAACCGTCACAATATCCGTTTGCGAGCTGGTCATCCAACGCTAATCCATCAAGCGTCCAGACACATTTCAAATAGACTTTAAACAAACTAGATAAAGTTCATACAAACTGACCGATTTTCATTCAAAACGGGTCAAATTCATTACAT
The sequence above is drawn from the Triticum aestivum cultivar Chinese Spring chromosome 7A, IWGSC CS RefSeq v2.1, whole genome shotgun sequence genome and encodes:
- the LOC123151150 gene encoding early nodulin-93-like, translating into MSTVTRAYLDQRLAAANRCSKEATMAGTKAAAVATVAAAVPTLASVRMLPWAKAHLNPTGQALIISTVAGMAYFIVADKTIVSLARKHSYETAPPHHKNTSFH